A genomic window from Micromonospora violae includes:
- a CDS encoding peptide deformylase translates to MSGEERGPEFGLGDWTPDSLAVPGVVRTVVSAPHPVLSRAADEVDPTAEETVQLAADLVATMKVSPGCVGLAAPQVGVGAQLFAVDVTGHPKSVTVHGTFVLCNARVVEATRWKPGREGCMSVPDLTGDVKRASRLVVAGDLPGSGEQVRLVTDGFEARALQHEIDHCAGLLFLDRVAGAHAVYQRKVYL, encoded by the coding sequence GTGAGCGGCGAGGAGCGCGGGCCGGAGTTCGGCCTGGGGGACTGGACGCCGGATTCGCTGGCGGTGCCCGGTGTGGTGCGGACGGTGGTGTCCGCTCCGCATCCGGTGTTGAGCCGGGCGGCGGACGAGGTCGATCCCACGGCCGAGGAGACGGTCCAGTTGGCGGCCGACCTGGTGGCCACGATGAAGGTCTCGCCGGGCTGTGTCGGGCTGGCCGCGCCGCAGGTCGGGGTGGGCGCGCAACTCTTCGCCGTCGACGTGACCGGGCACCCGAAGTCGGTGACGGTGCACGGCACCTTCGTGTTGTGCAACGCCCGGGTGGTCGAGGCGACGCGATGGAAGCCGGGCCGGGAGGGGTGCATGTCGGTGCCGGACCTGACCGGGGATGTGAAGCGGGCCAGTCGGCTGGTGGTGGCGGGTGACCTGCCGGGCAGCGGCGAGCAGGTCCGGCTGGTGACCGACGGCTTCGAGGCTCGGGCGTTGCAGCACGAGATCGACCATTGCGCGGGGCTACTCTTCCTGGACCGGGTGGCCGGTGCACACGCGGTCTATCAGCGCAAGGTCTACCTGTGA
- a CDS encoding glycine cleavage system protein R → MNELAITVIGRDRPGIVADVAEVLARLGANLTDSTMTRLRGHFAMTLICTGPAAAEVEAALAPLAAEGQLLATVRAVTPDGDVPAAGEPYVMAVHGSDRMGIVAAMTRVLVDAGGNVTDLSTRLTGALYVVLAEVELPAGVADTLIDRLHRTAAELGVEVTLRPADPDLL, encoded by the coding sequence ATGAACGAGCTGGCGATCACCGTCATCGGTCGGGACCGGCCGGGCATCGTGGCCGACGTCGCGGAGGTGCTGGCCCGGTTGGGCGCGAACCTCACCGACAGCACGATGACGCGGCTGCGGGGGCACTTCGCGATGACCCTCATCTGCACCGGGCCGGCCGCCGCCGAGGTCGAGGCCGCCCTGGCGCCGCTGGCCGCCGAGGGTCAGCTGCTGGCGACGGTACGCGCGGTCACCCCGGACGGCGATGTGCCTGCGGCGGGTGAGCCGTACGTGATGGCGGTGCACGGCTCGGACCGGATGGGGATCGTCGCGGCGATGACGCGGGTGCTGGTGGATGCCGGGGGAAATGTCACCGACCTGAGTACCCGGTTGACCGGTGCGCTCTACGTGGTGTTGGCGGAGGTCGAGTTGCCGGCCGGGGTGGCGGACACCCTGATCGACCGGCTGCACCGGACGGCTGCCGAGCTGGGCGTGGAGGTCACCCTCCGGCCAGCGGACCCGGATCTGCTGTGA
- a CDS encoding A/G-specific adenine glycosylase, with the protein MTQPDFATLVSRWFQQNARDLPWREPGVTPWAILVSEVMLQQTPVVRVVPAWQAWLARWPDPAALAADTPAEAIRMWGRLGYPRRAVRLRECAVAIVDRHGGQVPDRLEQLLALPGVGTYTARAVAAFAYGQRHPVVDTNVRRVVCRAVAGEPDAGPVTRPADLAATEVLLPTEPAAAALASAAFMELGAVICTARSPRCTACPVESVCAWRASGQEAPVGPTRRPQRYAGTDRQVRGLLLGVLRDSTGPVPHQRLDQVWTDDVQRARALAGLVQDGLVEPTGADSFRLVGDGPSLPTADLTT; encoded by the coding sequence ATGACTCAACCCGACTTCGCCACCCTGGTCAGCCGATGGTTCCAGCAGAACGCCCGTGACCTGCCGTGGCGCGAGCCCGGGGTCACCCCGTGGGCCATCCTGGTCAGCGAGGTCATGCTCCAGCAGACACCCGTGGTCCGGGTGGTGCCGGCCTGGCAGGCGTGGTTGGCCCGCTGGCCGGACCCGGCCGCGTTGGCGGCGGACACCCCCGCCGAGGCGATCCGGATGTGGGGACGCCTCGGTTACCCCCGGCGCGCGGTCCGGCTACGCGAATGCGCGGTGGCGATCGTCGACCGGCACGGCGGCCAGGTGCCGGACCGGCTGGAACAACTGCTGGCACTACCCGGCGTCGGCACCTACACGGCGCGGGCGGTGGCTGCCTTCGCGTACGGGCAGCGGCACCCGGTGGTCGACACCAACGTACGCCGGGTCGTCTGCCGGGCCGTGGCCGGCGAGCCGGATGCCGGGCCCGTCACCCGACCGGCCGACCTGGCCGCCACCGAAGTGCTGCTGCCCACGGAACCGGCGGCGGCGGCGCTGGCCAGTGCCGCGTTCATGGAGTTGGGCGCGGTGATCTGCACCGCCCGGTCGCCGCGCTGCACGGCCTGCCCCGTCGAGTCGGTCTGTGCGTGGCGGGCGTCCGGGCAGGAGGCGCCCGTCGGCCCGACCCGCCGACCCCAGCGGTACGCGGGCACCGACCGCCAGGTTCGCGGTCTGCTGCTGGGAGTGCTGCGGGACAGCACCGGGCCGGTCCCGCACCAGCGGCTGGATCAGGTCTGGACCGACGACGTGCAGCGCGCCCGCGCCCTCGCCGGCCTGGTGCAGGACGGGCTGGTCGAACCCACCGGCGCCGACTCCTTCCGCCTGGTCGGTGACGGCCCGTCGCTGCCAACCGCCGACCTCACCACCTGA
- a CDS encoding ATP-dependent Clp protease ATP-binding subunit, giving the protein MFERFTDRARRVVVLAQEEARMLNHNYIGTEHILLGLIHEGEGVAAKALESLGISLEGVRQQVEEIIGQGQQAPSGHIPFTPRAKKVLELSLREALQLGHNYIGTEHILLGLIREGEGVAAQVLVKLGADLNRVRQQVIQLLSGYQGKEPAAAGAAAGEAAPSTSLVLDQFGRNLTQAAREGKLDPVIGREKEIERVMQVLSRRTKNNPVLIGEPGVGKTAVVEGLSQKIIKGEVPETLKDKQLYTLDLGALVAGSRYRGDFEERLKKVLKEIRTRGDIILFIDEIHTLVGAGAAEGAIDAASILKPMLARGELQTIGATTLDEYRKHLEKDAALERRFQPIQVGEPSLAHTIEILKGLRDRYEAHHRVSITDAALVAAATLADRYISDRFLPDKAIDLIDEAGARMRIRRMTAPPDLRDFDERIAQVRRDKESAIDAQDFERAAQLRDKEKQLLGQKAQREKEWKAGDLDVVSEVDDEQIAEVLGNWTGIPVYKLTEEETSRLLRMEDELHKRVIGQEDAVKAVSKAIRRTRAGLKDPKRPSGSFIFAGPSGVGKTELSKALAEFLFGSEDALIQLDMSEFHDRYTVSRLVGAPPGYVGYDEGGQLTEKVRRRPFSVVLFDEIEKAHPDVFNTLLQILEDGRLTDGQGRIVDFKNTVIILTTNLGTRDVAKAVSLGFQQSEDSESNYDRMKQKVNDELKQHFRPEFLNRIDDTIVFHQLRQTEILSIVDIMIQRIEGQLRNKDMGLELTDNAKKYLAAKGFDPVLGARPLRRTIQRDIEDNLSERILFNELTPGQIVVVDCEGDPDDIDKSKLVFRGSDKPVEVPDAVPADLGGTAAGTATAGVDE; this is encoded by the coding sequence ATGTTCGAGCGGTTCACCGACCGAGCGCGACGGGTTGTCGTCCTGGCCCAAGAAGAGGCCCGGATGCTCAACCACAACTACATCGGTACGGAACACATCCTGCTGGGCCTGATCCACGAAGGTGAAGGCGTCGCGGCCAAGGCCCTGGAGAGCCTCGGTATCTCCCTGGAGGGCGTCCGTCAGCAGGTCGAGGAGATCATCGGCCAGGGCCAGCAGGCGCCGAGCGGGCACATCCCGTTCACGCCGCGGGCGAAGAAGGTGCTGGAGCTGTCGCTGCGCGAGGCGCTGCAGCTCGGCCACAACTACATCGGCACGGAGCACATCCTGCTCGGGCTGATCCGTGAGGGCGAGGGCGTCGCCGCCCAGGTGCTGGTGAAGCTCGGCGCCGACCTCAACCGGGTCCGCCAGCAGGTGATCCAGCTGCTCTCCGGCTACCAGGGCAAGGAGCCCGCCGCGGCGGGCGCCGCAGCGGGTGAGGCCGCGCCGTCGACCAGCCTGGTGCTGGACCAGTTCGGCCGTAACCTGACTCAGGCCGCCCGCGAGGGCAAGCTCGACCCGGTCATCGGGCGCGAGAAGGAAATCGAGCGGGTCATGCAGGTGCTCTCCCGCCGTACCAAGAACAACCCGGTCCTGATCGGTGAGCCCGGCGTCGGTAAGACCGCCGTGGTGGAGGGCCTGTCCCAGAAGATCATCAAGGGCGAGGTGCCCGAGACCCTCAAGGACAAGCAGCTCTACACGCTTGACCTCGGCGCGCTCGTCGCCGGTTCCCGCTACCGCGGTGACTTCGAGGAGCGCCTCAAGAAGGTGCTCAAGGAGATCCGCACCCGCGGCGACATCATCCTGTTCATCGACGAGATCCACACCCTGGTGGGTGCGGGTGCCGCCGAGGGCGCGATCGACGCCGCGAGCATCCTCAAGCCGATGCTGGCCCGTGGCGAGCTGCAGACCATCGGCGCCACCACGCTCGACGAGTACCGCAAGCACCTGGAGAAGGACGCCGCTCTCGAGCGCCGGTTCCAGCCGATCCAGGTGGGTGAGCCGTCGCTGGCCCACACCATCGAGATCCTCAAGGGTCTGCGCGATCGGTACGAGGCCCACCACCGGGTGAGCATCACCGACGCCGCTCTGGTGGCCGCCGCGACCCTGGCCGACCGGTACATCTCCGACCGCTTCCTGCCGGACAAGGCGATCGACCTGATCGACGAGGCCGGTGCCCGGATGCGGATCCGTCGGATGACCGCGCCGCCAGACCTGCGGGACTTCGACGAGCGCATCGCCCAGGTGCGTCGCGACAAGGAGTCCGCGATCGACGCGCAGGACTTCGAGCGCGCCGCGCAGCTGCGTGACAAGGAGAAGCAGCTGCTCGGTCAGAAGGCTCAGCGGGAGAAGGAGTGGAAGGCCGGTGACCTGGACGTCGTCAGCGAGGTTGACGACGAGCAGATCGCCGAGGTGCTCGGCAACTGGACCGGCATCCCGGTCTACAAGCTGACCGAGGAGGAGACCTCGCGCCTGCTGCGCATGGAGGACGAGCTGCACAAGCGCGTCATCGGCCAGGAGGACGCGGTCAAGGCGGTCTCGAAGGCGATCCGGCGTACCCGCGCCGGCCTGAAGGACCCGAAGCGTCCGTCGGGCTCGTTCATCTTCGCCGGCCCGTCCGGTGTGGGTAAGACCGAGCTGTCCAAGGCGCTGGCCGAGTTCCTCTTCGGCAGCGAGGACGCCCTCATCCAGCTGGACATGTCCGAGTTCCACGACCGTTACACGGTCTCCCGGCTCGTGGGTGCCCCTCCCGGCTACGTCGGCTACGACGAGGGCGGGCAGCTGACCGAGAAGGTGCGGCGTCGGCCGTTCTCGGTGGTCCTCTTCGACGAGATCGAGAAGGCCCACCCGGACGTGTTCAACACGCTCCTGCAGATCCTCGAAGACGGTCGGCTCACCGACGGCCAGGGTCGGATCGTGGACTTCAAGAACACGGTCATCATCCTGACCACCAACCTGGGCACCCGAGACGTCGCCAAGGCGGTGTCGCTGGGCTTCCAGCAGTCGGAGGACTCCGAGTCCAACTACGACCGGATGAAGCAGAAGGTCAACGACGAGCTCAAGCAGCACTTCCGGCCTGAGTTCCTCAACCGGATCGACGACACCATCGTCTTCCACCAGCTGCGCCAGACCGAGATCCTCTCGATCGTGGACATCATGATCCAGCGGATCGAAGGCCAGCTGCGCAACAAGGACATGGGTCTGGAGCTGACCGACAACGCCAAGAAGTACCTGGCCGCGAAGGGCTTCGACCCGGTGCTCGGTGCCCGTCCGCTTCGTCGCACGATCCAGCGCGACATCGAGGACAACCTCTCCGAGCGGATCCTGTTCAACGAGCTGACCCCCGGTCAGATCGTGGTGGTCGACTGCGAGGGCGACCCGGACGACATCGACAAGTCCAAGCTCGTCTTCCGGGGCTCGGACAAGCCGGTCGAGGTTCCGGACGCCGTCCCGGCCGATCTCGGTGGCACGGCCGCTGGCACCGCCACTGCGGGCGTGGACGAGTAG
- a CDS encoding histone-like nucleoid-structuring protein Lsr2, which produces MAKQIIHKLVDDLDGGDADETVKFALDGVQYEIDLSSANAAKLRDAFASYVGAGTKVGRGGVVIGGRAARGRGGATADREQNKAIREWAKKAGKDISDRGRIPQEIVDEFHAKR; this is translated from the coding sequence GTGGCCAAGCAGATCATTCACAAGCTGGTTGATGACCTGGACGGCGGGGACGCGGACGAGACCGTCAAGTTCGCCCTCGACGGTGTTCAGTACGAGATCGACCTGTCGAGCGCCAACGCCGCGAAATTGCGCGATGCATTTGCCTCGTACGTGGGTGCCGGCACCAAGGTCGGCCGGGGCGGCGTGGTGATCGGTGGCCGGGCTGCCCGCGGTCGGGGTGGCGCGACCGCCGATCGGGAACAGAACAAGGCGATCCGGGAGTGGGCCAAGAAGGCCGGCAAGGACATCTCGGACCGGGGTCGTATCCCGCAGGAGATCGTGGACGAGTTCCACGCGAAGCGCTGA
- the lysS gene encoding lysine--tRNA ligase, giving the protein MSEQNPVPVDPADDLPEQMKVRREKRDRMLAEGIEPYPVGFPRTTTLAQVRANYADLPTDTATGDQVAVTGRVIFVRNTGKLCFATLRDGDGTELQAMLSLDRVGPERLEAWKRLVDLGDHVGVTGEVITSRRGELSVLAQQWEMTAKALRPLPVAHKPLSEEARVRQRYVDLIVRPQAREMVRTRAAAVRSLRDSLHGQGFIEVETPMLQLLHGGATARPFVTHSNALNTDLYLRIAPELFLKRAVVGGVDRVFEINRNFRNEGIDSSHSPEFAMLETYQAYGDYDTMAELTRNLVQQAAIAVSGSTVVTHADGREFDLGGEWRSVTLFGVLSEALGEEVTVRTERSRLVEYADKVGLAVDPKWGPGKLAEELFEELVVPGLEAPTFVRDYPEETSPLTRAHRSEPGLAEKWDLYVLGFELGTAYSELVDPIVQRERLVAQAQLAARGDDEAMRLDEDFLRAMEYGMPPAGGMGMGIDRLLMALTGLGIRETILFPLVRQE; this is encoded by the coding sequence GTGAGCGAGCAGAACCCCGTGCCAGTGGACCCCGCCGACGACCTTCCCGAGCAGATGAAGGTCCGCCGGGAGAAGCGGGACCGGATGCTCGCCGAAGGCATCGAGCCCTACCCGGTCGGCTTCCCCCGCACGACCACCCTGGCGCAGGTCCGGGCGAACTACGCCGACCTGCCGACCGACACCGCGACCGGCGACCAGGTCGCGGTCACCGGTCGGGTGATCTTCGTACGCAACACAGGCAAGCTCTGCTTCGCGACCCTGCGGGACGGCGACGGCACCGAGTTGCAGGCGATGCTCTCCCTGGACCGGGTCGGGCCGGAGCGGCTGGAGGCGTGGAAGCGCCTCGTCGACCTCGGCGACCACGTCGGCGTCACCGGTGAGGTGATCACCAGCCGCCGGGGTGAGCTGTCGGTGCTGGCCCAGCAATGGGAGATGACCGCCAAGGCGCTGCGACCGTTGCCGGTGGCCCACAAGCCCCTCTCCGAGGAGGCGCGCGTCCGGCAGCGCTACGTCGACCTGATCGTCCGGCCGCAGGCGCGGGAGATGGTCCGCACCCGGGCCGCCGCCGTACGCAGTCTGCGCGACTCACTGCACGGGCAGGGCTTCATCGAGGTGGAAACGCCGATGTTGCAACTGCTGCATGGTGGTGCGACGGCTCGACCGTTCGTGACCCACAGCAATGCATTGAACACCGATCTGTATCTGCGAATCGCCCCGGAACTGTTTCTCAAGCGCGCTGTGGTCGGCGGCGTCGACCGCGTCTTCGAGATCAACCGCAACTTCCGTAATGAGGGTATCGACTCTTCGCACTCGCCGGAGTTCGCGATGCTCGAGACGTACCAGGCGTACGGCGACTACGACACGATGGCCGAGTTGACCCGCAATCTCGTGCAACAGGCGGCGATCGCGGTGAGCGGCTCGACGGTGGTGACCCATGCCGACGGGCGGGAGTTCGACCTCGGCGGCGAGTGGCGGTCCGTGACGTTGTTCGGTGTGCTTTCGGAAGCGCTCGGTGAGGAGGTCACGGTCCGCACCGAACGCTCCCGTCTGGTGGAGTACGCGGACAAGGTGGGATTGGCTGTGGACCCGAAGTGGGGCCCGGGCAAGCTGGCCGAGGAGTTGTTCGAGGAACTGGTCGTTCCCGGCCTGGAGGCACCCACCTTCGTCCGGGACTACCCGGAGGAGACGAGCCCGCTCACCCGGGCGCATCGCAGCGAGCCGGGGCTGGCCGAGAAGTGGGACCTCTACGTGCTCGGCTTCGAGTTGGGCACCGCGTACTCCGAGCTGGTGGACCCGATCGTGCAGCGGGAGCGGCTGGTTGCCCAGGCGCAGTTGGCCGCCCGTGGCGACGACGAGGCGATGCGTCTCGATGAGGACTTTCTTCGGGCGATGGAGTATGGAATGCCGCCGGCCGGCGGTATGGGAATGGGAATCGACCGGCTGTTGATGGCCCTGACCGGGCTCGGAATTCGGGAAACGATCCTCTTCCCGTTGGTCCGCCAGGAGTAG
- a CDS encoding class I SAM-dependent methyltransferase — translation MVDHTHALSFGVAASDYDRFRPRYPGAAVRWALDGLRAAQVVDLAAGTGILTRAVLALGHQVVPVEPDPGMRAQLAVSTPGTTALAGAAEALPLPDSAADAVLVGTAYHWFDREPAHTEIARVLRPGGTFAPIWNIRDDSVDWVAELGRIAHFGDNSASLAGNDHPDFGPAFDPIERREFRHHSTLTPDELRGVVRTRSYWLTATTDDQQRVERELTELLNTHPALAGRDTVELPYRTLVLRARRR, via the coding sequence ATGGTCGATCACACTCACGCCCTCTCCTTCGGCGTCGCGGCGAGTGACTATGACCGCTTTCGGCCACGTTATCCCGGTGCTGCGGTCCGCTGGGCCCTCGACGGGCTGCGGGCGGCCCAGGTGGTGGATCTCGCAGCCGGCACGGGCATCCTGACCCGCGCCGTGCTGGCCCTGGGCCACCAGGTCGTACCGGTCGAGCCCGATCCGGGAATGCGGGCGCAACTCGCCGTCAGCACCCCGGGCACGACGGCGCTGGCAGGCGCCGCCGAGGCCCTGCCGCTGCCCGACTCGGCCGCGGACGCGGTGCTGGTGGGGACGGCGTACCACTGGTTCGACCGGGAGCCCGCGCACACCGAGATCGCCCGGGTGCTCCGTCCCGGTGGCACCTTCGCCCCCATCTGGAACATCCGGGACGACAGCGTCGACTGGGTGGCCGAGCTGGGTCGTATCGCCCACTTCGGCGACAACTCGGCCAGCCTGGCGGGCAACGACCACCCCGACTTCGGCCCTGCCTTCGACCCCATCGAGCGGCGCGAGTTCCGGCACCACAGCACGCTCACGCCGGACGAGCTGCGCGGAGTGGTCCGCACCCGTTCGTACTGGCTCACCGCCACCACTGACGATCAGCAGCGGGTCGAGCGGGAACTGACCGAACTCCTGAACACCCACCCCGCCCTCGCTGGCCGGGACACCGTCGAGCTGCCGTACCGGACGCTGGTGCTGCGCGCCCGACGCCGCTGA
- a CDS encoding type III pantothenate kinase, translating to MLLCIDIGNTNTVLATFDGDKLVHSWRIKTDARSTADELGLMFRGLLAADNVEITGVAACSTVPAALRSLRTMLGRYYADVPSVVVEPGVRTGVQLAIDNPKEVGSDRVVNTLAAYTLYGGPSIVVDFGTTTNFDVISERGEFLGGAFAPGIEISFDALAARAAQLRKVEATKPRSVIGKNTVECLQAGLYFGFAGQVDRIVERMTEELGEVRAVIATGGLASLVMNECRSITHHEPMITLIGLRMVYERNR from the coding sequence GTGCTGCTCTGCATCGACATCGGAAACACCAACACCGTGCTGGCGACCTTCGACGGCGACAAGCTGGTGCACTCCTGGCGGATCAAGACCGATGCCCGCTCGACGGCGGACGAACTGGGGCTGATGTTCCGGGGTCTGCTCGCCGCCGACAACGTCGAGATCACCGGTGTGGCCGCCTGTTCCACGGTGCCGGCGGCGCTGCGGTCGCTGCGCACCATGCTGGGCCGCTACTACGCCGACGTGCCGAGCGTCGTGGTCGAGCCGGGAGTGCGGACCGGGGTGCAGTTGGCGATCGACAATCCGAAGGAGGTCGGCTCCGACCGAGTGGTGAACACCCTGGCGGCGTACACCCTCTACGGCGGGCCGTCGATCGTGGTGGACTTCGGCACGACCACCAACTTCGACGTGATCAGCGAGCGCGGTGAGTTCCTGGGCGGGGCGTTCGCCCCGGGCATCGAGATCTCCTTCGACGCGCTGGCCGCCCGCGCCGCGCAGCTGCGCAAGGTCGAGGCCACCAAGCCGCGTTCGGTGATCGGCAAGAACACCGTGGAGTGCCTCCAGGCCGGCCTGTACTTCGGTTTCGCCGGTCAGGTGGACCGCATCGTCGAGCGGATGACCGAGGAGTTGGGCGAGGTGCGGGCGGTGATCGCCACCGGCGGGCTCGCCTCCCTGGTGATGAACGAGTGTCGCAGCATCACCCACCACGAGCCGATGATCACGCTGATCGGTCTGCGGATGGTCTACGAGCGCAACCGGTGA
- the nadC gene encoding carboxylating nicotinate-nucleotide diphosphorylase, with the protein MIESTRHALQAAGLDPAQVRQVIEGALIEDLGPDFLDVTSVATIPAEQTDTADLVARADGVVAGMAVAAAVFELVGEVTGFGRTVEVSVLARDGERVARGEVLATVTGPTRLLLTAERTALNLLCRMSGVATHTRAWADALAGTKAMVLDTRKTTPGLRALEKYAVRAGGGTNKRMGLYDVAMIKDNHKLAAGGITAAYRRVREAFPEVPVQVEVTTVAEAVEAVEAGADFLLCDNMTPEVLAEAVTAVGDRAELEATGGLTLEVAGRYAATGVDFLSVGALTHSSPILDIALDLRTE; encoded by the coding sequence CTGATCGAGTCGACGCGGCACGCGTTGCAGGCGGCCGGGCTGGATCCGGCGCAGGTGCGGCAGGTGATCGAGGGTGCGCTCATCGAGGACCTGGGCCCGGACTTTCTCGACGTCACCAGCGTGGCCACCATTCCGGCGGAGCAGACCGACACCGCCGACCTGGTGGCCCGTGCGGACGGGGTGGTGGCCGGGATGGCGGTGGCCGCCGCCGTGTTCGAGCTGGTGGGTGAGGTGACGGGCTTCGGTCGTACCGTCGAGGTGTCGGTGCTGGCCCGCGACGGCGAGCGGGTGGCGCGCGGCGAGGTGTTGGCGACGGTGACCGGCCCGACCCGGCTGCTGCTGACGGCCGAGCGGACGGCGCTCAATCTGCTCTGCCGGATGTCCGGGGTGGCCACCCACACCCGCGCCTGGGCGGACGCCCTCGCGGGCACGAAGGCGATGGTGCTGGACACTCGTAAGACGACGCCGGGCCTGCGGGCGCTGGAGAAGTACGCGGTGCGGGCCGGCGGTGGCACCAACAAGCGCATGGGCCTCTACGACGTGGCCATGATCAAGGACAACCACAAGCTGGCGGCCGGGGGCATCACGGCGGCCTACCGGCGGGTCCGGGAGGCGTTCCCGGAGGTGCCGGTGCAGGTCGAGGTGACAACGGTCGCCGAGGCGGTGGAGGCGGTGGAGGCCGGGGCGGACTTCCTGCTCTGCGACAACATGACGCCGGAGGTGCTGGCCGAGGCGGTGACCGCGGTGGGTGACCGGGCGGAGCTGGAGGCGACCGGCGGGCTGACCCTGGAGGTGGCCGGCCGGTACGCGGCGACCGGGGTGGACTTCCTCTCGGTGGGCGCGTTGACGCACTCGTCGCCGATCCTGGACATCGCGCTGGACCTGCGCACCGAGTAG
- a CDS encoding L-aspartate oxidase, protein MDLPTVDLPALPALLAAPAPGWVETTDVIVVGSGVAGLTAALHLREAGLHVTVVTKVNIDDGSTRWAQGGIAAVLDPADTPAAHARDTEVAGVGLCDPAAVRVLVEEGPTRLRELIRIGAEFDRHPDGSLMLTREGGHRADRIVHAGGDATGAEVQRALHAAVQRDPWIRLVEQALVLDLLRAPGDGPDGLGPACGITLHVLGEGSEDGVGALLARAVVLATGGMGQIFSATTNPAVSTGDGVALAMRAGAAVTDVEFVQFHPTALITPSGAGVPGAGHAQQPLVSEALRGEGAYLVDSDGKRFMVGQHELAELAPRDVVAKGIHRVLLASGADHVFLDARHLGGDFLAGRFPTIVASCLAIGVDPATDLIPVAPAAHYASGGVRTDLRGRTSIPGLYACGEVACTGVHGANRLASNSLLEGLVFSRRIAEDIAAGLPEQAQPAETGAWRGGAGWVLPAEVTPALQRAMTRGAGVLRSAATLAETAGTLTELGVARGRPRTADWEATNLLTVASTLVSAAYARGETRGCHWREDFPTADERWLGHLVGAVGAQGRVTQQWEGRSQ, encoded by the coding sequence ATGGACCTCCCGACCGTGGACCTGCCTGCCCTGCCCGCGTTGCTGGCCGCGCCCGCGCCCGGCTGGGTGGAGACCACCGACGTGATCGTGGTGGGCTCCGGCGTGGCCGGGTTGACCGCGGCGCTGCATCTGCGCGAGGCGGGTCTGCACGTCACGGTGGTCACCAAGGTCAATATTGACGACGGCTCGACCCGGTGGGCGCAGGGCGGCATCGCCGCCGTGCTCGACCCGGCCGACACCCCGGCTGCGCACGCCCGGGACACCGAGGTAGCCGGGGTCGGGCTCTGCGACCCGGCGGCGGTCCGGGTGCTGGTCGAGGAGGGCCCGACCCGGCTCCGGGAGTTGATCCGGATCGGTGCCGAGTTCGATCGCCACCCGGACGGCTCGCTGATGCTGACCCGCGAGGGCGGGCACCGGGCGGACCGGATCGTGCACGCCGGCGGGGACGCCACCGGCGCGGAGGTGCAGCGGGCCCTGCACGCCGCGGTGCAGCGCGACCCGTGGATCCGGCTGGTCGAGCAGGCCCTCGTGCTGGACCTGCTGCGCGCGCCCGGCGACGGCCCGGACGGGCTCGGTCCCGCCTGCGGGATCACCCTGCACGTGCTGGGCGAGGGCAGTGAGGACGGCGTCGGCGCGCTGCTGGCCCGGGCGGTGGTGCTCGCCACCGGCGGCATGGGACAGATCTTCTCGGCCACCACCAACCCGGCCGTCTCCACCGGGGACGGGGTGGCGTTGGCGATGCGGGCCGGCGCGGCGGTGACCGACGTGGAGTTCGTCCAGTTCCATCCGACCGCCCTGATCACCCCGTCCGGCGCGGGGGTGCCCGGGGCCGGGCACGCGCAGCAGCCGCTGGTCTCGGAGGCGTTGCGCGGCGAGGGCGCGTACCTGGTGGACTCCGACGGCAAGCGGTTCATGGTGGGCCAGCACGAGTTGGCCGAGCTGGCACCCCGGGACGTGGTGGCCAAGGGCATCCACCGGGTGCTGCTGGCCAGCGGCGCGGACCACGTCTTCCTCGACGCACGGCACCTGGGCGGCGACTTCCTGGCCGGCCGGTTCCCCACCATCGTGGCGTCCTGCCTGGCGATCGGGGTGGACCCGGCGACCGATCTGATTCCGGTGGCCCCGGCCGCCCACTACGCCTCCGGCGGGGTCCGCACCGACCTGCGCGGCCGTACCTCCATCCCCGGCCTGTACGCCTGCGGCGAGGTGGCCTGCACGGGCGTGCACGGGGCGAACCGGCTGGCCAGCAACTCGCTGCTGGAGGGTCTGGTCTTCTCCCGGCGGATCGCCGAGGACATCGCGGCCGGTCTGCCCGAGCAGGCCCAGCCAGCGGAGACCGGTGCCTGGCGTGGGGGTGCCGGTTGGGTGTTGCCGGCGGAGGTGACGCCGGCCCTGCAACGGGCGATGACCCGGGGGGCCGGGGTGCTCCGGTCCGCGGCGACGCTGGCCGAGACGGCCGGGACGCTGACCGAGCTGGGTGTCGCCCGGGGCCGGCCGCGGACCGCGGACTGGGAGGCGACGAACCTGCTCACCGTGGCATCGACGCTGGTTTCCGCCGCGTACGCGCGTGGCGAGACCCGGGGTTGCCACTGGCGGGAGGACTTCCCGACGGCCGATGAGCGGTGGCTGGGCCATCTGGTCGGTGCGGTCGGGGCACAGGGCCGGGTGACGCAGCAATGGGAGGGAAGGTCACAGTGA